From Actinomyces sp. oral taxon 171 str. F0337, one genomic window encodes:
- the msrA gene encoding peptide-methionine (S)-S-oxide reductase MsrA, translating to MFNALRHSLSGSAPAGRETPVLTAPGDHPVLGTPLDGPWPEGSRVIYLAAGCFWGVERILWRQDGVVSTSVGYMGGETPNPTYQEVCTGATGHAETVRVVYDPTVCGEGGETLLRAFWENHDSTHLNRHGNDVGTQYRSAVWTTTPAQHEAAVRIREAFQSELTRLGLGTCVTTIEDAADAPAQFGGPYYLAEDYHQAYLHKNPNGYCNHGPNGVTCPVGITDLPAQTDILAPEDAPA from the coding sequence ATGTTCAACGCCCTTCGTCACTCACTCAGCGGATCGGCGCCGGCCGGCCGCGAGACGCCGGTTCTGACCGCCCCCGGGGACCATCCGGTGCTGGGCACGCCCTTGGACGGACCGTGGCCCGAGGGCAGTCGGGTCATCTATCTGGCGGCCGGCTGCTTCTGGGGCGTGGAGCGGATCCTGTGGCGCCAGGACGGCGTCGTCTCGACGTCGGTCGGCTACATGGGCGGTGAGACACCCAACCCCACGTACCAGGAGGTGTGCACCGGGGCGACCGGTCACGCCGAGACGGTACGCGTCGTCTACGACCCGACTGTCTGCGGCGAGGGCGGGGAGACCCTGCTGCGAGCCTTCTGGGAGAACCACGACTCCACGCACCTGAACCGTCACGGCAACGACGTCGGCACCCAGTACCGCTCGGCGGTGTGGACGACGACGCCCGCCCAGCACGAGGCGGCCGTGCGGATCCGCGAGGCCTTCCAGAGCGAGCTGACCCGCCTGGGCCTGGGTACCTGCGTGACCACCATCGAGGACGCCGCGGACGCGCCGGCTCAGTTCGGCGGCCCCTACTACCTGGCCGAGGACTACCACCAGGCCTACCTGCACAAGAACCCGAACGGCTACTGCAACCACGGTCCCAACGGGGTGACCTGCCCGGTCGGTATCACGGACCTGCCTGCCCAGACGGACATCCTGGCCCCGGAAGACGCACCGGCCTGA
- the trhA gene encoding PAQR family membrane homeostasis protein TrhA, producing the protein MSPTSPSTPPASRRSASTSAKGVIAAVKPRLRGWIHAGTAPLALAACIVLTVLAPGAGLKWACAVYLTCSLLLFANSGVYHIGTGHWPAKVAATLRRIDHANIYLLIAGTYTPLSAALLPTRTATLVLGIVWAGAAIGTTTNLLWMHAPRWFTTALYIILGWVAVWFLPQFWREGGPAIVWLLVAGGVTYTLGAVVYARKTPDPSPRWFGFHEIFHVCTVAAWACQCVACFLAVVR; encoded by the coding sequence ATGTCACCGACATCGCCATCGACGCCGCCGGCCTCGCGCCGCTCCGCGTCCACGAGCGCCAAGGGCGTCATCGCCGCCGTCAAGCCGAGGCTGCGCGGGTGGATCCACGCCGGCACCGCGCCACTGGCCCTGGCTGCCTGCATCGTGCTGACGGTGCTGGCGCCGGGAGCGGGCCTGAAGTGGGCCTGTGCCGTCTACCTGACCTGCTCGCTGCTGCTGTTCGCCAACTCCGGCGTCTACCACATCGGCACCGGGCACTGGCCCGCGAAGGTGGCGGCCACGCTGCGGCGGATCGACCACGCGAACATCTACCTGCTCATCGCCGGCACCTACACGCCCCTGTCGGCGGCGCTGCTGCCGACGCGCACGGCCACCCTGGTCCTGGGGATCGTGTGGGCGGGAGCCGCGATCGGCACGACCACGAACCTGTTGTGGATGCACGCCCCGCGCTGGTTCACCACCGCCCTCTACATCATCCTGGGCTGGGTGGCGGTCTGGTTCCTGCCGCAGTTCTGGCGGGAAGGCGGCCCCGCGATCGTGTGGCTGCTGGTGGCCGGGGGCGTGACCTACACGCTGGGTGCCGTCGTCTACGCGCGCAAGACGCCCGATCCCTCGCCGCGCTGGTTCGGCTTCCACGAGATCTTCCACGTGTGCACCGTGGCCGCTTGGGCCTGCCAGTGCGTGGCCTGCTTCCTGGCGGTTGTGCGCTAG
- a CDS encoding GreA/GreB family elongation factor translates to MSEQSQGTWLTQEAYDRLSTELEHRKTAERKEIAQRVEAARQEGDLRENAGYHAAREEAGLNEARIIQLEETLENAQIGEAADDGSVSAGTIVTAKVAGKEQVFALGGQEITEDVPDGVKVFSPDAPLGQALMGHRAGDTVSYEAPTGRKIKAEIVKVERV, encoded by the coding sequence ATGTCCGAGCAGTCACAGGGCACCTGGCTCACCCAGGAGGCCTACGACCGACTGTCCACCGAGCTCGAGCACCGCAAGACGGCCGAGCGCAAGGAGATCGCCCAGCGCGTGGAGGCGGCCCGCCAGGAGGGTGACCTGCGGGAGAACGCCGGCTACCACGCCGCCCGCGAGGAGGCGGGGCTCAACGAGGCGCGCATCATCCAGCTCGAGGAGACCCTGGAGAACGCACAGATCGGCGAGGCGGCCGACGACGGCTCGGTCTCAGCCGGCACCATCGTCACCGCGAAGGTGGCCGGCAAGGAGCAGGTCTTCGCCCTGGGCGGTCAGGAGATCACCGAGGACGTGCCCGATGGCGTCAAGGTCTTCTCCCCCGACGCCCCACTGGGTCAGGCCCTCATGGGGCACCGTGCGGGCGACACCGTCTCCTACGAGGCCCCCACGGGCCGGAAGATCAAGGCCGAGATCGTCAAGGTCGAGCGGGTCTGA
- a CDS encoding undecaprenyl diphosphate synthase family protein yields the protein MAGDNLLYDIYERRLAARIDPATVPHHVGVILDGNRRWAKSMGFGAAQGHKRGADKIEEFLGWAEQMGVQVVTLWLLSTDNLSRDPAELSPLLDIIAHAVDELAETGRWSLRLVGAVDLLPEPLAERLRAAVVRSRPASAGASESDGAAGHAVKTAEVEDRRMQVNIAVGYGGRQEIADAVRELLRERAAAGASLEEVAASLSEEDITEHLYTKGQPDPDLVIRTSGEQRLSGFLLWQSVHSEYYFCEVNWPAFRRVDFLRALRDFAGRERRLGR from the coding sequence ATGGCAGGCGACAACCTCCTCTACGACATCTACGAGCGCCGGCTGGCTGCGCGCATCGACCCGGCCACGGTGCCCCACCACGTGGGTGTCATCCTCGACGGCAACCGGCGCTGGGCCAAGTCCATGGGGTTCGGGGCCGCGCAGGGCCACAAGCGAGGCGCGGACAAGATCGAGGAGTTCCTCGGGTGGGCCGAGCAGATGGGGGTCCAGGTCGTCACCCTGTGGCTGCTGAGCACCGACAACCTCTCCCGAGACCCGGCCGAGCTCTCACCCCTGCTGGACATCATCGCCCACGCCGTCGACGAGCTCGCCGAGACCGGCCGCTGGAGCCTGCGTCTCGTGGGCGCCGTCGATCTCCTGCCCGAGCCGCTGGCCGAGCGCCTGCGCGCTGCCGTCGTCCGTTCCCGGCCCGCGAGCGCCGGGGCCTCCGAGTCGGACGGGGCGGCGGGTCATGCGGTCAAGACCGCCGAGGTCGAGGATCGGCGCATGCAGGTCAATATCGCCGTCGGCTACGGGGGCCGCCAGGAGATCGCCGACGCCGTGCGCGAGCTGCTGCGCGAGCGGGCCGCCGCCGGGGCGAGCCTGGAGGAGGTGGCCGCCTCGCTCAGCGAGGAGGACATCACCGAGCACCTCTACACCAAGGGCCAGCCAGACCCCGACCTGGTCATCCGCACCTCGGGCGAGCAGCGGCTCTCCGGATTCCTCCTGTGGCAGTCGGTGCACTCCGAGTACTACTTCTGCGAGGTCAACTGGCCGGCCTTCCGACGCGTGGACTTCCTGCGGGCGCTGCGCGACTTCGCCGGCCGAGAGCGACGCCTGGGCAGGTAG
- a CDS encoding VOC family protein translates to MPAPNLFLIYVTDVERATEFYSDLFDIHPIMTTPRYVAFEIAPGVLFSLWSGAADAIGTATSRTSEVGLMISTSLESVDAVYKEWTAKGVTVVEEPHNDVFGRTFMISDPDGNLIRVSPVD, encoded by the coding sequence ATGCCTGCACCAAACCTGTTCCTGATCTACGTCACCGACGTCGAGCGAGCCACCGAGTTCTACAGCGACTTATTCGACATCCATCCCATTATGACCACTCCCCGTTACGTGGCCTTTGAAATCGCCCCAGGCGTACTATTCTCATTGTGGAGCGGAGCCGCGGATGCGATCGGCACTGCCACCTCACGAACCAGCGAGGTTGGACTGATGATTTCAACATCATTGGAGTCTGTGGATGCCGTCTACAAGGAATGGACAGCAAAAGGCGTCACAGTTGTTGAAGAACCCCACAACGATGTCTTTGGCCGAACCTTCATGATTTCCGATCCTGATGGCAACCTCATCCGCGTCTCCCCCGTGGACTGA
- a CDS encoding DEAD/DEAH box helicase: MAAHRTPASHRFASGKTPAAGEATFADLGVDSDLAADLDARGFTAPFPIQAATLPDTLAGRDVLGRGRTGSGKTLAFSLPLVQRLAQQDKARPGHPIGLVLAPTRELALQIAEVIEPLARVVDMDVTTIFGGVSAKPQEKALKAGVDVVVACPGRLLDLMGQGLVSLDEVEITVLDEADHMADLGFLPGVRRILRATPQRGQRLLFSATLDNGVDTLVKEFLHNPLQHSVDPSTSPVDAMTHRVWMVADKTAKDGIVRRLASGEGQRILFTRTKHLARRLARKLVQAGIPAVELQGNMSQKARERAMRAFSTGQVHVMVATDIAARGIDVSGVELVVHVDPPAEHKAYLHRSGRTARAGAAGSVITLVLPEQKHDVQVLLKKARIRADIERIRPDDDAVSALVGQVAEAVAPEDMPEGVAIKGGSPSGRASTGRSGHGHGEAGRSRSGRAGRGGRGGGALGGNGGRGAKRRGGSGERGSGQPSGRGGRSGGARRHGSRGRGAKGGQGSPA; this comes from the coding sequence GTGGCCGCACACCGCACCCCCGCCTCACACCGCTTCGCCTCCGGGAAGACCCCGGCCGCGGGTGAGGCCACTTTCGCCGACCTCGGCGTGGACTCGGACCTCGCCGCCGACCTCGACGCCCGCGGCTTCACCGCGCCCTTCCCCATCCAGGCCGCCACCCTGCCCGACACCCTCGCCGGGCGCGACGTGCTCGGCCGCGGCCGCACCGGCTCGGGCAAGACCCTGGCCTTCAGCCTGCCGCTGGTCCAGCGCCTGGCGCAGCAGGACAAGGCCCGCCCCGGCCACCCCATCGGGCTGGTCCTGGCACCCACCCGCGAGCTCGCCCTCCAGATCGCCGAGGTCATCGAGCCCCTGGCCCGCGTCGTCGACATGGATGTGACCACCATCTTCGGCGGGGTCTCCGCCAAGCCCCAGGAGAAGGCCCTTAAAGCGGGCGTCGACGTCGTCGTCGCCTGCCCCGGCCGGCTCCTGGACCTCATGGGACAGGGGCTCGTCAGCCTCGACGAGGTCGAGATCACCGTCCTGGACGAGGCCGACCACATGGCCGACCTCGGCTTCCTGCCGGGCGTCCGCCGCATCCTGCGCGCCACCCCGCAGCGCGGCCAGCGCCTGCTGTTCTCCGCCACCCTGGACAACGGCGTGGACACCCTGGTCAAGGAGTTCCTCCACAACCCGCTGCAGCACTCCGTGGACCCCTCGACCTCGCCCGTGGACGCCATGACCCACCGCGTGTGGATGGTCGCGGACAAGACCGCCAAGGACGGCATCGTGCGGCGCCTGGCCTCCGGGGAGGGGCAGCGCATCCTGTTCACCCGCACCAAGCACCTCGCCCGGCGCCTGGCCCGCAAGCTCGTCCAGGCAGGGATCCCCGCCGTCGAGCTGCAGGGCAACATGAGCCAGAAGGCGCGCGAGCGCGCCATGCGGGCCTTCTCCACGGGGCAGGTCCACGTCATGGTCGCCACCGACATCGCCGCCCGGGGGATCGACGTCTCCGGCGTCGAGCTCGTCGTCCACGTCGACCCGCCCGCCGAGCACAAGGCCTACCTGCACCGCTCGGGCCGCACTGCCCGCGCCGGGGCCGCCGGGAGCGTCATCACCCTCGTCCTGCCCGAGCAGAAGCACGATGTTCAGGTCCTGCTCAAGAAGGCGCGGATCCGTGCGGACATCGAGCGCATCCGTCCCGACGACGACGCCGTGTCCGCCCTCGTGGGGCAGGTCGCCGAGGCTGTTGCACCGGAGGACATGCCCGAGGGCGTGGCCATCAAGGGCGGCAGCCCCAGCGGGCGGGCCTCCACCGGGCGGTCGGGACACGGTCACGGAGAAGCGGGACGCAGTCGGTCCGGTCGCGCAGGTCGCGGCGGTCGCGGCGGGGGAGCGCTCGGCGGGAACGGCGGGCGCGGTGCGAAGCGGCGCGGCGGAAGTGGTGAGCGGGGCTCCGGGCAGCCCTCCGGCCGGGGTGGCCGCAGCGGTGGAGCTCGTAGGCACGGATCCCGCGGCCGCGGGGCCAAGGGAGGCCAGGGAAGTCCCGCCTGA